A single Thermoanaerobaculia bacterium DNA region contains:
- a CDS encoding protein kinase — MLSPGERLGPYEILAPLASGGMGDVYRARDSRLEREVAVKALPERLAKEPASAARFAREARAIAALSHPNILAIHDFGVENGLAYSVTELLEGETLRRRLDRGPLPLPRIREYALAIAAALGAAHERAIVHRDVKPENVFLTKEGGVKVLDFGVAKRTEPKPDTADSTADTEPGMLVGTIGYMSPEQVRSEPVDARSDLFSLGCVLYEMITGSRAFRKPTPADTLAAILTEDPPPIDARATGCPPELVRLVDHCLRKEREARFQSARDLAFALESAAGAARTARPARRRSSIASLAVLPFVEGSGDAAREYLADGLTEDLINTLARRAKARVIARSSVFRWKSAPADPRAVGRELGVSAVVTGRVTVRDGELDVQAELVDVEDGAQLWGERFRRPESDLLALEGEIAAAIAARLGPRPRSRAPVARPASASAAYDRYLRGRFEWNRRTEEGFEKALALFQEAIRQDPGFALAYAGIADAYVFLGGYGHLPPEIAYPRSRAAAEKALALESSADAHNSLASVLHRFAWDFPGAEREFRLALADNPAHATAHHWYGLFLLTMGRFAEAWEEVERASALDPLSLVVRQDRGYFHYCRRDYADAERVFRSMLAGEPEFPRARFDLGITLVLRGSAEEGVSEIRRAAAASGERPRAIATLAWALAAAGRPDEARALVRGLDAPAFSVALVHAAAGEGDAAFAALGRAVERREDAVVSLLVNPRVDPLRGDARFDALLKRVGFPKGARPAE, encoded by the coding sequence ATGCTGAGTCCGGGCGAACGTCTCGGGCCCTACGAGATCCTGGCGCCGCTCGCGTCCGGCGGGATGGGCGACGTCTACCGGGCGCGCGACTCGCGCCTCGAGCGCGAGGTCGCCGTCAAGGCCCTGCCGGAACGGCTCGCGAAGGAGCCCGCATCCGCGGCGCGCTTCGCCCGCGAAGCCCGCGCGATCGCCGCCCTGTCGCATCCGAACATCCTCGCGATCCACGACTTCGGCGTCGAGAACGGGCTCGCCTACTCGGTCACCGAGCTGCTCGAGGGGGAGACGCTCCGGCGCCGCCTCGACCGCGGTCCGCTGCCGCTCCCGCGCATCCGCGAGTACGCTCTCGCGATCGCGGCCGCGCTCGGCGCGGCCCACGAGAGAGCGATCGTGCATCGGGACGTGAAGCCCGAGAACGTCTTCCTCACGAAGGAGGGGGGCGTGAAGGTCCTCGACTTCGGCGTCGCCAAGCGCACCGAGCCCAAACCGGACACGGCCGACTCGACGGCCGACACGGAGCCGGGCATGCTCGTCGGGACGATCGGCTACATGTCGCCGGAGCAGGTCCGGAGCGAGCCGGTCGACGCGCGCAGCGATCTGTTCTCCCTCGGCTGCGTTCTCTACGAGATGATCACCGGCAGCCGCGCGTTTCGGAAGCCGACGCCGGCGGACACTCTCGCCGCGATCCTCACCGAGGACCCGCCCCCGATCGACGCGCGGGCGACCGGGTGTCCTCCCGAGCTCGTCCGGCTCGTCGACCACTGCCTGCGGAAAGAGCGGGAGGCGCGGTTCCAGTCCGCGCGCGACCTGGCATTCGCTCTCGAGAGCGCGGCCGGAGCCGCGCGGACGGCGCGCCCGGCGCGCCGCCGCAGCTCGATCGCTTCCCTCGCGGTCCTGCCGTTCGTCGAAGGATCCGGCGATGCCGCGCGCGAGTACCTCGCCGACGGCCTCACCGAAGACCTCATCAACACGCTCGCGCGCCGGGCGAAGGCGCGGGTGATCGCGCGGAGCTCCGTCTTCCGGTGGAAGTCGGCTCCCGCCGATCCCCGCGCCGTCGGGCGCGAGCTCGGCGTCTCCGCCGTCGTGACCGGCCGCGTGACCGTGCGCGACGGGGAGCTCGACGTCCAGGCGGAGCTCGTCGACGTCGAGGACGGCGCGCAGCTCTGGGGCGAGCGCTTCCGCCGCCCCGAGAGCGACCTGCTCGCGCTCGAAGGAGAGATCGCCGCCGCGATCGCCGCCCGGCTCGGGCCGCGGCCGCGCTCGCGCGCCCCCGTCGCACGCCCCGCCTCCGCGTCGGCCGCGTACGACCGGTACCTCCGCGGCCGGTTCGAGTGGAACCGCCGCACGGAGGAAGGCTTCGAGAAGGCCCTCGCGCTCTTTCAGGAGGCGATCCGTCAGGACCCGGGTTTCGCGCTTGCCTACGCGGGCATCGCCGACGCGTACGTCTTCCTCGGCGGCTACGGGCACCTCCCCCCCGAGATCGCGTACCCCCGCTCCCGCGCGGCCGCCGAGAAGGCGCTCGCGCTCGAGAGCTCGGCCGACGCCCACAACTCGCTTGCGAGCGTGCTCCACCGCTTCGCGTGGGATTTTCCCGGCGCCGAGCGGGAGTTCCGCCTCGCCCTCGCCGACAACCCGGCGCACGCGACGGCGCACCATTGGTACGGCCTGTTCCTCCTGACGATGGGTCGCTTCGCGGAGGCGTGGGAGGAGGTCGAGCGCGCGAGCGCCCTCGACCCGCTGTCGCTCGTCGTTCGCCAGGATCGAGGCTACTTCCATTACTGCCGCCGCGACTATGCCGACGCGGAGCGAGTCTTCCGGAGCATGCTCGCGGGCGAACCGGAATTCCCCCGCGCGCGCTTCGACCTCGGAATCACGCTCGTCCTGCGCGGATCGGCCGAGGAAGGCGTGTCCGAGATCCGCCGCGCCGCTGCGGCGTCGGGCGAACGCCCCCGGGCGATCGCGACGCTCGCGTGGGCGCTCGCCGCCGCCGGCAGACCGGACGAAGCGAGGGCGCTCGTGCGCGGTCTGGACGCGCCGGCGTTCTCGGTCGCGCTGGTCCACGCGGCGGCCGGCGAGGGGGACGCCGCCTTCGCGGCGCTCGGCCGCGCGGTCGAGCGGCGGGAGGACGCGGTCGTGTCCCTGCTCGTCAACCCGAGGGTCGATCCGCTCCGCGGCGACGCTCGCTTCGACGCGCTGTTGAAGCGCGTCGGGTTCCCGAAGGGAGCGCGGCCCGCGGAGTAG
- a CDS encoding histidine triad nucleotide-binding protein, with the protein MSDCLFCRIVAGDVPSKKVFEDEATFAFEDVAPRAPTHVLIVPREHVDTIATASDEALVGRVFLTAARVARERGLDSYRLVVNNGPDAGQTVFHLHVHLLGGRTLSWPPG; encoded by the coding sequence ATGAGCGACTGTCTGTTCTGCCGGATCGTGGCGGGGGACGTGCCGTCGAAGAAGGTGTTCGAGGACGAAGCGACGTTCGCCTTCGAAGACGTCGCGCCGCGCGCTCCGACCCACGTGCTGATCGTCCCGCGCGAGCACGTGGACACGATCGCCACCGCGTCGGACGAGGCCCTCGTCGGCCGGGTCTTCCTGACGGCCGCGCGCGTCGCCCGCGAGCGCGGGCTCGACAGCTACCGGCTCGTCGTCAACAACGGCCCGGACGCGGGGCAGACGGTGTTCCACCTGCACGTGCATCTGCTGGGAGGGCGGACGCTCTCCTGGCCTCCGGGGTAG
- the prmC gene encoding peptide chain release factor N(5)-glutamine methyltransferase, producing the protein MTSVASLTRERAGADPDGRRDARILLAHVLGRRSPGALDPEGPVAAAEEERFLALWERYRRGEPVQYLIGEWDFFGRTFRVDPRALIPRPETEHVVEEARREAPAPRRILDLGCGSGILAVTLALEFPAAVVVGIDRSLAALALARENVREHGAGRRAALAASDWLAAIGPGRFDLVVSNPPYVAAQERGALPASVREFEPPEALFSAADGLSDIRHLLAAVPRVLVPGGAFLCEIGFGQKDAVAREAEDAGWEIRRFAADLAGIPRVCVLRRR; encoded by the coding sequence ATGACGAGCGTCGCGAGCCTCACCCGGGAGCGGGCCGGCGCCGACCCCGACGGGCGACGCGACGCCCGCATCCTCCTCGCCCACGTCCTCGGCCGCCGCTCTCCCGGAGCCCTCGACCCGGAAGGGCCCGTCGCCGCCGCGGAGGAGGAGCGCTTCCTCGCCCTCTGGGAGCGGTACCGGCGCGGCGAGCCGGTGCAGTACCTGATCGGCGAGTGGGACTTCTTCGGCCGGACGTTCCGGGTCGACCCCCGCGCCCTCATCCCGCGGCCCGAGACGGAGCACGTCGTCGAGGAGGCTCGCCGGGAGGCGCCGGCGCCGCGCCGGATCCTCGACCTCGGGTGCGGCTCCGGCATCCTGGCGGTCACGCTCGCGCTCGAGTTCCCGGCCGCCGTGGTCGTGGGGATCGACCGCTCCCTCGCCGCGCTCGCGCTCGCCCGGGAGAACGTGCGCGAGCACGGCGCCGGACGGCGGGCCGCGCTCGCGGCGTCCGACTGGCTCGCGGCGATCGGGCCCGGGCGATTCGACCTCGTCGTCTCGAATCCCCCGTACGTGGCCGCGCAAGAGCGCGGAGCGCTGCCGGCCTCCGTGCGGGAGTTCGAGCCTCCCGAGGCGCTCTTCTCCGCCGCCGACGGTCTCTCCGACATCCGGCACCTCCTCGCGGCGGTTCCCCGGGTCCTCGTTCCCGGCGGGGCATTTCTCTGCGAGATCGGTTTCGGCCAGAAGGACGCCGTCGCGCGGGAGGCGGAGGACGCCGGCTGGGAGATCCGCCGCTTCGCCGCGGACCTCGCCGGAATCCCCCGCGTGTGCGTGCTCCGGCGGCGCTGA
- the murA gene encoding UDP-N-acetylglucosamine 1-carboxyvinyltransferase, translated as MDKFRIEGPSRLEGSVRISGAKNAALPAFAAALLTREPVRLRNVPKVADLRTMAKLLARIGARVEFEDGMAVIEAASIDTPEAPYDLVKTMRASVLVLGPLLSRTGHAKASLPGGCAIGVRPINLHIAAFEKLGAEVSLEHGDVEARAGRLRGADFFFDQVSVTGTENAMLAAVLAEGTTRLENAAREPEVVDLARLLVKMGAKIGGAGESEMVIEGVERLHGAEHSILPDRIEAGTYAAAAAATHGDVRLESADPSTLLAPLAKLREMGVLVAEEPGGFRVTGNGALSACELTTAPYPGFPTDLQAQFLALSTQANGTSAVTENIFENRFQHVPELARMGARISVDGRRSRVEGPSRLLGASVMATDLRASASLVIAGLAAEGTTIVDRIYHLDRGYDRMEEKLNALGARVGRFR; from the coding sequence GTGGACAAGTTCCGAATCGAGGGCCCGTCGCGTCTCGAAGGATCGGTGCGCATCTCCGGAGCGAAGAACGCGGCGCTGCCCGCCTTCGCGGCGGCGCTCCTGACGCGCGAGCCGGTCCGGCTCCGGAACGTGCCGAAAGTCGCCGATCTCCGCACGATGGCGAAGCTCCTCGCGCGCATCGGCGCGCGAGTCGAGTTCGAGGACGGGATGGCCGTGATCGAAGCCGCGTCGATCGACACGCCCGAGGCGCCGTACGACCTCGTGAAGACCATGCGAGCGTCGGTGCTCGTCCTCGGGCCGCTCCTCTCGCGGACGGGGCACGCGAAGGCCTCCCTCCCCGGCGGATGCGCGATCGGCGTCCGGCCGATCAATCTCCACATCGCGGCGTTCGAAAAGCTCGGCGCGGAGGTTTCGCTCGAGCACGGCGACGTCGAGGCGCGGGCCGGACGGCTGCGCGGCGCCGATTTCTTCTTCGACCAGGTGTCGGTGACGGGAACGGAGAACGCGATGCTCGCGGCGGTCCTGGCGGAGGGAACGACCCGGCTCGAGAACGCGGCCCGCGAGCCCGAGGTCGTCGACCTCGCCCGACTGCTCGTGAAGATGGGCGCGAAGATCGGCGGGGCGGGCGAGAGCGAGATGGTGATCGAGGGCGTCGAGCGCCTGCACGGCGCCGAGCACTCGATCCTTCCCGACCGGATCGAGGCGGGGACCTACGCCGCCGCCGCCGCCGCCACGCACGGGGACGTGCGGCTCGAGAGCGCCGACCCGTCCACGCTCCTGGCGCCGCTGGCGAAGCTCCGGGAGATGGGGGTCCTCGTCGCGGAGGAGCCCGGCGGCTTCCGGGTCACCGGCAACGGGGCGTTGAGCGCGTGCGAGCTGACGACGGCTCCCTATCCCGGCTTCCCCACCGACCTGCAGGCCCAGTTCCTCGCGCTTTCGACGCAGGCGAACGGGACCTCCGCCGTCACCGAGAACATCTTCGAGAACCGCTTCCAGCACGTGCCGGAGCTCGCCCGGATGGGAGCCCGCATCTCCGTCGACGGCCGGCGATCGCGTGTCGAGGGGCCGTCGCGGCTCCTCGGCGCTTCCGTCATGGCGACTGATCTCCGCGCGTCGGCGTCGCTCGTGATCGCCGGGCTCGCCGCCGAAGGCACGACGATCGTCGACCGCATCTACCACCTCGACCGCGGCTACGACCGGATGGAGGAGAAGCTGAACGCGCTCGGCGCGCGCGTCGGGAGGTTCCGATGA